Proteins encoded within one genomic window of Triticum aestivum cultivar Chinese Spring chromosome 2D, IWGSC CS RefSeq v2.1, whole genome shotgun sequence:
- the LOC123054813 gene encoding uncharacterized protein, with translation MAFSSFTWPFRRRAGPSKPSAAAEGKEEDAEALGVTPQLLDFLRTLSPDAFKSSALQLHQGASAEAAGELSDWQQRHAVLVLARAKELAKVRYDLCPRHMKDKQFWTIYFLLARTYILPYELRAIQKEKVRRMETDNGKSKDVIAVEVEMQESKCSRESQTLPDDSEPEGS, from the exons ATGGCCTTCTCCTCTTTCACGTGGCCGTTCCGCCGCCGAGCCGGCCCAAGCAAACCCTCCGCCGCCgcggaggggaaggaggaggacgcggaggcgcTCGGCGTGACGCCGCAGCTCCTCGACTTCCTCCGGACGCTCTCCCCCGACGCCTTCAAGTCCTCCGCCCTCCAGCTCCACCAAG GGGCCTCCGCGGAGGCGGCGGGAGAGCTCTCGGACTGGCAGCAGCGGCACGCCGTCCTCGTGCTCGCCAGAGCCAAG GAACTCGCTAAGGTCCGCTATGATCTGTGCCCACGCCACATGAAGGACAAGCAGTTCTGGACAATCTACTTCCTGCTCGCCAGGACCTACATCTTGCC GTACGAGTTGCGTGCCATACAAAAAGAAAAGGTAAGAAGGATGGAGACAGATAACGGGAAGTCAAAAGATGTGATTGCTGTTGAGGTGGAGATGCAGGAATCGAAATGCAGTAGAGAATCTCAAACGTTACCAGATGATTCAGAACCTGAGGGTTCATAG
- the LOC123054811 gene encoding 26S proteasome non-ATPase regulatory subunit 7 homolog A: MDVVKAAQLSGRTLEKVVVHPLVLLSIVDHYNRVARDTRKRVVGVLLGTSSRGVVDVTNSYAVPFEEDDKDPRIWFLDHNYHESMFSMFKRINAKEHVVGWYSTGPKLKENDLDVHALFTNYVPNPVLVIIDVQPKELGIPTKAYYAVEEVKENATQKSQKVFVHVPSEIAAHEVEEIGVEHLLRDVKDTTISTLATEVSSKLAALKGLDARLTEIRGYLDLVIEGKLPLNHEILYHLQDVFNLLPNLNVNELIKAFAVKTNDMMLVIYLSSLIRSVIALHNLINNKMLNKEHEKAEDLKPAAVPTAAGS; this comes from the exons ATGGACGTGGTGAAGGCGGCGCAGCTGTCGGGGCGGACGCTGGAGAAGGTGGTGGTCCACCCGCTGGTGCTGCTCAGCATCGTCGACCACTACAACCGCGTCGCCCGCGACACCAGGAAGCGCGTCGTCGGCGTGCTCCTCGGCACCTCCTCCCGCGGCGTCGTCGACGTCACCAACTCCTACGCCG TGCCGTTTGAGGAGGATGACAAGGACCCGAGGATCTGGTTCCTCGACCATAATTACCACGAGTCTATGTTCTCCATGTTCAAGAGGATCAACG CCAAGGAGCATGTCGTTGGCTGGTACAGCACTGGTCCAAAACTAAAGGAGAACGACTTGGATGTTCATGCATTGTTTACCAA CTATGTTCCTAATCCTGTCCTGGTGATTATTGATGTTCAACCCAAGGAGTTGGGAATACCCACCAAAGCATATTATGCTGTAGAAGAGGTTAAAGAG AATGCTACTCAGAAAAGTCAGAAGGTGTTTGTCCACGTGCCATCAGAAATTGCAGCCCATGAAGTCGAGGAAATTG GAGTTGAGCACCTTCTGAGGGATGTGAAAGACACAACAATAAGCACACTTGCAACAGAG GTCAGCAGCAAGCTTGCAGCCCTGAAAGGACTCGATGCGAGGCTTACGGAGATCCGGGGTTATCTAGATCTTGTAATTGAAGGGAAGCTCCCACTGAACCATGAGATTCTGTACCACTTGCAG GACGTGTTTAATCTGCTCCCCAATCTCAACGTAAATGAGCTCATTAAAGCCTTTGCAG TGAAAACAAATGATATGATGCTGGTCATATACCTGTCTTCTCTTATCCGGAGTGTCATTGCTCTCCACAATTTGATCAACAACAAG ATGCTAAACAAGGAACACGAGAAGGCCGAGGATTTGAAGCCAGCCGCCGTACCTACTGCAGCCGGGAGCTGA
- the LOC123054809 gene encoding U3 small nucleolar ribonucleoprotein protein IMP3, giving the protein MRKLKFHEKKLLKKSNFLLWKREGGHREAAVTQRYSLVDRDDYKKYNGICLMAQKLVNIIKQMDPRDPFRIEMTDMLIDKLYNMGVIPTKKSLVKCEKLSVSAFARRRLATIMVKLKFAEHLKEAVTYIEQGHVRVGPETVTDPAFLVTRNMEDFITWVDSSKIKKKIMEYNGALDDYDAMI; this is encoded by the exons ATGAGGAAGCTCAAGTTCCACGAGAAGAAGCTGCTGAAGAAGTCCAACTTCCTGCTGTGGAAGCGGGAGGGCGGCCACCGCGAGGCCGCCGTTACGCAGCGATACAGCCTCGTCGACAGGGACGACTACAAGAA GTACAACGGGATTTGCCTGATGGCGCAGAAGCTCGTGAACATCATAAAGCAGATGGATCCCAGGGACCCTTTCAGAATCGAGATGACGGACATGCTTATCGATAAGCT GTATAATATGGGTGTAATTCCAACAAAGAAGAGCTTGGTTAAATGTGAGAAACTTTCAGTGAGCGCCTTTGCCAG GCGGAGACTTGCAACAATTATGGTGAAGCTCAAGTTTGCTGAACACCTTAAAGAGGCCGTCACCTACATTGAACAGGGCCATGTGCGTGTAGGCCCAGAGACGGTCACCGATCCAGCCTTTCTTGTGACCAGGAACATGGAGGACTTCATCACCTGGGTGGATTCctcgaagatcaagaagaagaTCATGGAGTATAATGGTGCATTGGATGATTATGATGCCATGATTTAA